Proteins from a genomic interval of Danio rerio strain Tuebingen ecotype United States chromosome 4, GRCz12tu, whole genome shotgun sequence:
- the LOC141381645 gene encoding protein NLRC3-like: MANVKQLLKNSLDGLVEAELKNFQWHLENDHRDISKAEMENADRLKTVDMMVSCFGPERAVKITVDILRKIKQNELADQLENTQKQGAASENYKTPSLEYTNISHELKRKLKLDFEQILIGDSQKGHRKPLDDIYTDLYVVDNETGGRVNDHEVIQIESKHNQQTTKDKPFKCNDMFKVQPDTGQQNRRVLTLGIAGVGKTVSVNKFILDWAEEKDNQEIVFIFPLPFRRLNLIKEEKYSLIGLLNKYFFSSGGLSSLPKKQGKVMFIFDGLDEYRFQLNFKEDDGFTDVEKEMTVSRIITNLLKRQLLPFSLIWITSRPAAASLIHRNYIDQVTEVRGFSDEQKEQYFIKNSSPEVAGNIISHIKKYRSLYIMCHIPVFCWISLTVLQRLLDKESNEKTPTTLTEMYTSYLLCQKQQIKERYSNDSESEVNAWSFDDIVLKLGKLAFEQLQEGQLIFYKTDLEKCGLDVKERFVFSGLCTRMFQEENTFSGKPVYSFVHLSVQEFIAALYVYYTHKNKKANLFLDSWKKELTWNLSTKTLFKFHKDAVKKTLQSKNGHLDLFLRFLLGLSLESNQSNLNELLPGLNIKTENIKDTTDYIKKKIEEENSAERTINLFYCLNELKDEFVEELQKSLSSGNLTAQDLSSAQWSGLVFVLLMSEKTQEKFELQKYRRSDEALMRLIPVVKNTTRALLQRCNLTVQSCESLSSALQSSNCVLRELDLSNNDLQDSGVKLLSDGLKSQHCKLDTLRLVMCKLTVQSCESLSSALQSSNCVLRELDLSNNDLQDSGVKLLSDELKSQHCKLETLRLSGCMVTEEGCGFLSSALTSNPSHLRELDLSYNHPGDSGVKLLSEQLEDPNYTLDKLNLDHGGHTRITAGPRKYVCFLTLDPNTAHTQLKLSEENREVKCVLENQPYPDHPDRFDGVYSQVLCRESVCGRCYWEIDWSGDNVVYISVSYKSIRRKGGGDECVFGFNAQSWSLSCSSSRFIFRHNNTLTDLPVKPLSRRIGVFVDHSAGTLIFYNIYRDTMSLIHSVQTTFTEPLCAGFTVYPGSSVKLSRRLTRDLPRILCRSSQQQ, translated from the exons ATGGCGAATGTTAAACAGCTGCTCAAGAACTCACTGGATGGACTGGTAGAAGCTGAACTAAAGAACTTTCAGTGGCACTTAGAGAATGACCATAGAGATATTTCAAAAGCTGAAATGGAGAATGCAGACAGGTTGAAGACAGTGGATATGATGGTGTCATGTTTTGGACCAGAAAGAGCTGTGAAGATCACAGTGGACATCCTGAGGAAAATAAAGCAGAATGAATTGGCTGATCAGCTGGAGAATACACAGAAGCAAG GTGCAGCTTCAGAGAACTATAAAACTCCTTCTCTTGAATACACAAACATCAGCCATGAACTAAAGAGGAAATTAAAGCTGGACTTTGAGCAGATATTAATTGGTGATTCTCAGAAGGGTCATCGGAAGCCTCTGGATGATATTTACACTGATCTATATGTGGTGGATAATGAGACTGGAGGAAGAGTAAATGACCATGAGGTGATTCAGATAGAGTCAAAACACAACCAACAGACAACCAAGGATAAACCATTTAAGTGTAACGACATGTTTAAAGTTCAGCCTGACACAGGTCAACAAAACAGAAGAGTCCTGACACTGGGGATCGCAGGAGTGGGAAAGACTGTCTCTGTCAACAAATTCATCCTTGACTGGGCTGAAGAAAAAGACAATCAGGAAATAGTCTTCATATTTCCACTGCCGTTCCGTAGACTGAATCTGATTAAAGAAGAAAAGTACAGTCTCATAGGTCTGCTAAACAAGTACTTCTTTAGCAGTGGAGGACTGAGCTCTCTTCCTAAAAAACAAGGTAAGGtcatgttcatctttgatggactGGATGAATATCGCTTTCAATTGAACTTCAAAGAGGATGATGGATTTACAGATGTTGAAAAAGAAATGACAGTGAGTAGGATAATAACAAATCTCTTAAAGAGACAGCTGCTACCCTTTTCCCTCATCTGGATCAcatccagaccagcagcagccagtCTGATACACCGAAACTACATTGATCAGGTGACTGAGGTGCGAGGATTTAGTGATGAGCAAAAGGAGCAGTACTTCATCAAAAACAGCAGTCCTGAGGTTGCTGGAAACATCATCAGCCACATCAAGAAATACAGGAGTCTGTACATCATGTGCCACAtccccgtcttctgctggatctctctCACTGTTCTTCAGCGTCTGCTGGATAAAGAGAGCAATGAAAAAACACCCACAACTCTTACAGAGATGTACACCAGCTACTTACTGTGTCAAAAGCAACAGATAAAAGAAAGATACAGCAATGATTCTGAAAGTGAAGTCAATGCCTGGTCTTTTGATGACATTGTTCTGAAGCTTGGGAAACTGGCCTTTGAACAGCTGCAGGAAGGACAACTGATTTTCTACAAAACAGATCTGGAGAAGTGTGGACTAGATGTCAAGGAAAGGTTTGTGTTCTCTGGATTATGTACTCGAATGTTTCAGGAGGAAAATACCTTTTCGGGGAAACCGGTTTACAGTTTTGTACATCTCAGCGTTCAGGAGTTCATTGCTGCTCTCTATGTGTATTATACTCACAAAAACAAGAAAGCAAACCTATTTCTTGACTCCTGGAAAAAGGAACTGACATGGAACCTCTCTACAAAGACCCTGTTTAAATTTCATAAGGATGCAGTAAAGAAGACTTTACAAAGCAAGAATGGACACCTGGACCTTTTCCTCCGGTTCCTGCTGGGTCTCTCACTGGAGTCTAATCAGAGTAACCTGAATGAGCTCCTGCCGGGACTGAATATTAAAACTGAGAACATCAAAGACACGACAGActatatcaaaaagaaaatcgAGGAGGAAAATTCAGCAGAGAGGACCATCAACCTTttctactgtctgaatgaactgaaggaTGAGTTTGTGGAGGAACTCCAGAAGAGTCTGAGCTCTGGAAATCTTACAGCACAGGATCTGTCCTCTGCTCAGTGGTCGGGTCTGGTGTTTGTGCTTCTGATGTCGGAAAAGACTCAAGAGAAGTTTGAACTGCAGAAATACAGAAGATCTGATGAAGCACTGATGAGACTGATACCAGTGGTCAAAAACACCACAAGAGCACT ACTTCAGCGCTGTAATCTCACAGTTCagtcctgtgagagtttgtcttcagctctacaatcctcaaactgtgtcctgagagagctggacctgagtaacaatgacctgcaggattcaggagtgaagcttctctctgatggactgaagagtcaacactgtaaactggacacactgag attggtcatgtgtaaactcactgttcagtcctgtgagagtttgtcttcagctctacaatcctcaaattgTGTCCTgcgagagctggacctgagtaacaatgacctgcaggattcaggagtgaagcttctctctgatgaactgaagagtcaacactgtaaactagaaacactgag attgtctggctgtatggtgacagaggaaggctgtggttttctgtcttcagctctgacttcaaacccctcacacctgagagagctggatctgagctacaatcatccaggagattcaggagtcaagctgctctctgaacaactggaggatccaaactacacactggacaaactcaa tctggatcatggaggacacacgaggattacagcaggaccacgcaaat atgtctgtttcctcactctggatccaaacacagcacacactcaactcaaactgtctgaggagaacagagaggtgaagtgtGTGttagagaatcagccgtatcctgatcatccagacagatttgatggtGTTTAttctcaggtgttgtgcagagagagtgtgtgtggacgctgttattgggagattgactggagtggagataatgttgtgtatatatcagtgtcatataagagcatcaggaggaagggaggaggtgatgagtgtgtgtttggatttaatgctcagtcctggagtttgagcTGCTCTTCCTCCAGATTCATATTTAGACACAATAACACACtcactgatctcccagtgaagccgctcagcaggagaataggagtgtttgtggatcacagtgcaggaactctgatcttctacaacatctatagagacacaatgagcctcatccactcagtccagaccacattcactgagccgctctgtgctgggtttactgtttatcctggatcatcagtgaaactgagccgaagactgacgagagatttacccagaatcctctgcaggagcagtcagcagcagtga